In Hyperolius riggenbachi isolate aHypRig1 chromosome 10, aHypRig1.pri, whole genome shotgun sequence, a genomic segment contains:
- the CUTC gene encoding copper homeostasis protein cutC homolog isoform X4 translates to MADQGFLMEVCVDSVESAVNAERGGAGRIELCASLIEGGITPTIGLLQVVKQYVQIPVFVMIRPRGGDFLYSDREVEVMKADIRLAKIHGADGLVYGALTEDGRIDTELCMDLMAVSRPLPVTFHRAFDMVYDPLLAMETLISLGFERVLTSGCDSSALEGLPLIKRLVEQAKGRIIVMPGGGITERNLHRILEGTGVQEFHCSARSTKESLMKYRNHSVCMGAALTTSEYSIKVADVAKVRTLNAMAKNFL, encoded by the exons GTGCTGGACGGATTGAATTGTGCGCCAGTCTTATAGAAGGCGGGATTACACCAACCATTG GTCTCTTGCAGGTGGTGAAGCAATACGTCCAGATTCCGGTGTTTGTGATGATTCGGCCCCGAGGAGGCGATTTTCTGTACTCCGACCGGGAGGTGGAGGTGATGAAAGCCGATATCCGCCTGGCTAAAATCCACGGTGCTGACGGGCTGGTATACGGAGCCCTGACAGAGGACGGGAGGATAGACACTGAGCTGTGCATGGATTTAATGG cTGTCTCTCGCCCTCTTCCAGTCACTTTCCATAGAG CGTTTGACATGGTCTATGATCCTCTGCTGGCCATGGAGACTCTCATATCTCTGGGGTTTGAGCGAGTTCTGACCAGCGGCTGTGACAGCTCTGCACTGGAAGGTCTGCCGCTGATAAAGAGACTAGTGGAACAG GCTAAAGGCCGAATCATAGTAATGCCAG GTGGCGGTATTACAGAGCGGAACCTGCACAGAATCCTGGAAGGCACCGGAGTACAGGAGTTCCATTGCTCAGCTCGCTCTACCAAGGAATCATTAATGAAATACAG GAACCACTCCGTATGTATGGGAGCCGCCCTCACTACCTCAGAATACTCCATCAAGGTGGCAGACGTGGCCAAAGTCAGGACGTTGAACGCAATGGCGAAGAACTTCCTGTGA